In Magnetococcales bacterium, the genomic window CGGGCGCCCCTTCCCGGAGAGTGGCGGTGCCTGGTCTATCCGCAGCCGGATCAAACGTCGCTGCCCCTGCCCATGACGGGAGGTTGTGGCGAATCGGCAACCGCAAATCGGAGTGACGGAGAGGACGACCTAGCCAATCTGCGCGATTACCAACCAGGGGATCCGCTGCAAAGGATCCATTGGAAAACATCGGCTCGCCGCGATCACCTCGTGGTAAGGGAATTTTTTGGCACGGATCGGCGCATCGCCTGGCTGGCGTGGGAAGAGTTGGCCGACATGGCGGAAGAGGCACGCCTTTCGCGTTTATGCCGTTGGGTTTTGGATGCCGACATGGCCGGCATTCCCTTCGGCCTGGGTTTGCCGGGAGATGTCATTGCACCATCCAGCGGGGAGGCCCATCGTGTACGGTGTTTGACCGCCCTGGCGCTGTTCGGCAAAAAGGGTGGCAACCATGTCGCGTGATTTTCGTCCCGAGCCCCTGGTCTTGATCCTGGTGTCGGCAGAGTTGTTGCTGGCCGTTGGGCCGGGGTTTGTGCATTTGCCATGGCACGCGGCAGCGTGTGCGTGGGGCATTGTCGCGCTTTGTCTGGGGATGACTCTCTTGCACACACGGAGGTACCTTCGCCACGGATTTTTTCATCCTGTCCAGCGCAAGGTTCACATGGGTCTGCTGATCCTGGCCTGCTGCCTGGTCATTGCCGCCCGTCGCGATGTTCCCCTGTTGGATTTGGGAAGCAGTTTCCTGGGGGTGCTGCTGTTCATCAAGCTGCTGGAGTTGCATACCCCGAAGGATGGCAGACATCTGCTGCTGGCGAGTTTATTGCCTGCCCTGGCAGAGTGTTTCCATGATCAATCTCCCTGGACCGGTCTGCGCCTGCTGGGGGTTGTGCTGCTGTTGCCCCTGCTGTTGCCCCTGTTGACATGGAGCCCGGTCGTGGCTGGACAGCCCACACGAGAAGCAACCATTTTGACCGACATGCGGTCCATCGGAATGGGTTTGTGGCGCACGTTGAAGATGACCGGGATGCTGGTGGTCCACTCTTTTCCCATCACCATCATCTTGTTCCTGCTGTCACCCCGTCCCTACGATGGTGGAGAGATCTCCTCGGCTTTGCGCCAGGCACTCTATGGCATGGATGGTCCCCGGTTTGGCGGTGATGACCCGGCAGGCGCAGGGAAGGGCATCCAATGGTTGTTCCGGGAGGAGAGGTCGTGGTTGTCCAAACTTTGGGACGATTTCGTCGCCGCGCTCGACCACGGGTGGGAGGCTTTTTTGCACTATGGCGCCTATCAGCAACAGCAACTGCTGAACGCCATGGGTTTCACAGACGCCGGGTCGTGGTGGTCGGTGTTGGGGTTGCTGGCGTTGCTGATTGTTTTGTCGCTGGCTGCTCTCCTCGGATGGATGGTATACCATCGCTGGCGGCAGATGGATCCGGTGGTGCGGGCATACCATCGGCACTGCTGGCTTGTGGCCCGATTGGGAACTGCCCGTCTGCCGCATGAAGGCCCGGAGGATTTTGCCCGGCGGGCTGCCGGGCGGCACCCGTTTCTGGCCCAGCCCATCATGTGTATCGGGCAGCTGTACGGTGATTTGCGTTATGGGCCGGACCTTTCTCCGGAGATATTCCGGCAGTTGCAAAAACAGGTCAATTATCTGTTTTTTCGCGTCGTTTTTAAAAGAAATGGGTAACTGTACCTTTTTAAGACAAGCGACAAGCCCGGACTTTCAAGACAAGCTTGGACTTTCAAGACAAGCCTGGAGATGAAAGCCTTTGTCAGGGCTTCGCCCCGAACCCCACCAGGGGGAAGGGCACAGCCCTTCCCCCTGGACCCCTATCCTCAGTCTTTCAATGGTTTTTTTTGGGGCGTTGCCCCGAACCTCACGTGGCCGGGCTTTGAATAGTTACCCGTGCGCTGTGTTTTTCTCCCCGTTTCGTCTTGGCTCGGGAACGTGTAGAGTGGGGCGCGTCGTTCAACCCTGTTGTGGGAGGTGATCGTGCCCGGCGCCGGTTCCGACGATCTTTCTGACCAGATTCGCCAGCAAGCCCTGGCATGGAGCAGCGAGTTCAGCAAAAGCGATCCGTTTGCGTCCTTGACCGACCTGGAGCGCCGTTGGTCCGAGGCGATTGTTCTGGAGTTTATCCAGGCCATGCACCGCATCCACAACCGCCCGCCGCGCCGCTGGACCGCCCAAAGCGTCACCGAATGCTGCACCCAGACTCTGCCAGCCCGGGTGACGGCGCAAGCCTCTTTCTTCCAGGCCATGGTACCGGTTCTGACCCGTTTCATCACCTATCTGGCCACCATCGGCGCCCTGTCCAACGGTCCGGTTCTGAACCGCGCCCTGCACCGCGTCCAGGCCCGCATTGTGGCGCAAGCCGCCGCTCCAGACAACTGGAATATGACCAAAACCTTGCTGACCCATGCCGGGAACAATGGGTTTGATCCACAAAATCCGCAGGATATGGAGTCCTTCATCGACCGTGTCAATGCCGGAGAAATTCCTGAAATCCTGCCATTTCCCGGCAAACACGCCCACCATTCCCAGGCTCCGGCAAGCCCGACCGGGTCGCCATTGGCCGTCCGGGCCACTCCCCCCCACGTCTTGCCTCAACTGGTAACTCTGGTCAACGCCATCGCCCGGGATCTGGCCAAAGGAAAGGCACCCAACCTCACGGACGCGCTCGTCGTCCTTCTCGAACAGCACCCCAACATCCTCCTGGATATGCTCCCCATCCTGGCTGCCCGGATGCGGGAACCAAAAGAGGCCGAACATGATCCGGTTTTGGAAGCCTGGTTCATTGTTTTGGGCTTTCATCTGGAGCAGGTACGCTACGGCATCGACCGGAATTTTACTCGGGCAAAGAATCTTATCGCGGCGTTTCAGGCGGAGACGATCCGCATGACCCGTGACGACTCTTTGCCATCCGTGCTGCTCAACGCCATCATTGCGTCCCTCCATGAAGCCCGCCTGCAACCCGAACCGGAGCTTTTGGGAGCCTACGAGGCCATTATGGAAAAGAGCGCCCCGGCCCGTCCGCCCACGGCCCGGGAGATGCAGGACATGTTTGAAACCCTGTTTGCCAACTCCGACGACGACATTTTCCAAATCCACGCCCAGATGGACCACATGTTGCGGGTGGTTCCTCCCGAGATGCAAAAGATATTGTTGCAGGAGATGCACCAGTTGCAGCGTCCGCTCGTTGCGGAGGCCATGGCGCTCCTGGTTCTGCATCCGCAGGATGCCCTGCGTTTGACGGTCCGAGAGATGCTGGCTCAATCTCCTGCCAGGATTGCACCTGATACAGTCCGCCGTTTGATCGTGTTACGCAACTGGCTCCCCCCGAATGAACGGGCCCTCCTGGATCAAACCATCCGTTCTGCCCGCCAACATGGCGTTTCCTGTGCGCAATGGTCCACGGGAGAAGAGGTCATCAACCGTTATGCCCTGGCCATGGACGGCGGGGGGG contains:
- a CDS encoding DUF3488 domain-containing protein, encoding MSRDFRPEPLVLILVSAELLLAVGPGFVHLPWHAAACAWGIVALCLGMTLLHTRRYLRHGFFHPVQRKVHMGLLILACCLVIAARRDVPLLDLGSSFLGVLLFIKLLELHTPKDGRHLLLASLLPALAECFHDQSPWTGLRLLGVVLLLPLLLPLLTWSPVVAGQPTREATILTDMRSIGMGLWRTLKMTGMLVVHSFPITIILFLLSPRPYDGGEISSALRQALYGMDGPRFGGDDPAGAGKGIQWLFREERSWLSKLWDDFVAALDHGWEAFLHYGAYQQQQLLNAMGFTDAGSWWSVLGLLALLIVLSLAALLGWMVYHRWRQMDPVVRAYHRHCWLVARLGTARLPHEGPEDFARRAAGRHPFLAQPIMCIGQLYGDLRYGPDLSPEIFRQLQKQVNYLFFRVVFKRNG